The Planctomycetia bacterium genome window below encodes:
- a CDS encoding PIN domain-containing protein, which produces MLLPDINVWLALAFAGHKHHQSAQVWLETAVEHTLFFCRLTQQGFLRLASSKAIVGAEVVSLRDAWKAYDTIFADPRVEFASEPPGIEPVWRSYTQSESFSPKVWNDAYLAAFARISGFEVITFDQGFKVYDDVKRTILQ; this is translated from the coding sequence ATGCTTCTGCCTGACATCAACGTCTGGCTGGCCTTAGCGTTTGCGGGCCATAAGCATCATCAATCCGCCCAGGTGTGGCTTGAGACCGCCGTGGAACATACTTTGTTTTTCTGTCGCTTGACTCAGCAAGGATTCTTACGCCTCGCTTCCAGCAAGGCCATCGTCGGTGCAGAGGTCGTATCGTTGCGCGATGCTTGGAAGGCTTACGATACGATATTCGCCGATCCGCGAGTGGAGTTCGCTTCGGAGCCGCCAGGCATCGAGCCGGTTTGGCGAAGCTATACGCAGTCCGAGTCGTTTTCTCCCAAAGTCTGGAACGACGCCTATCTCGCGGCTTTCGCGCGCATCTCCGGATTCGAGGTAATCACGTTCGATCAAGGCTTCAAAGTTTACGACGACGTCAAGCGGACGATTCTGCAGTAG
- a CDS encoding sulfatase-like hydrolase/transferase, translated as MALVANDVEAGEPKQPPNIVFLFADDHAYQAISAYGSTINRTPNLDRIANEGMLFRNCYVTNSICGPSRACILTGKYSHRNGFYQNGDKFDGAQTTFPKLLQAAGYQTAMIGKWHLETDPTGFDYWNILPGQGLYYNPPMIENGKRTVRPGYVTDLIGDLSLEWLKNRDKKKPFMLFSQHKAPHREWAPAIRH; from the coding sequence ATGGCGTTGGTAGCGAACGACGTCGAGGCTGGCGAGCCGAAACAGCCGCCGAACATCGTGTTTCTCTTTGCCGACGATCACGCCTACCAAGCCATTTCGGCCTACGGTTCGACGATCAACCGCACGCCGAACCTCGATCGCATCGCGAACGAAGGGATGCTCTTTCGCAATTGCTACGTGACGAATTCCATCTGCGGACCGAGCCGCGCCTGCATCCTCACCGGCAAGTACAGCCATCGCAACGGCTTCTACCAAAACGGCGACAAGTTCGACGGCGCGCAAACGACGTTTCCGAAGCTTCTGCAAGCCGCGGGCTACCAAACGGCGATGATCGGCAAATGGCATTTGGAAACCGATCCGACCGGCTTCGACTATTGGAACATCCTGCCGGGACAAGGGCTCTACTACAATCCGCCGATGATCGAAAACGGCAAACGCACGGTGCGCCCCGGCTATGTGACCGACCTTATCGGCGACCTCTCGCTCGAGTGGTTGAAGAATCGCGACAAGAAGAAGCCGTTTATGTTGTTCAGCCAACATAAGGCTCCGCATCGGGAATGGGCTCCCGCGATTCGCCACTT